The following proteins are encoded in a genomic region of Brachypodium distachyon strain Bd21 chromosome 1, Brachypodium_distachyon_v3.0, whole genome shotgun sequence:
- the LOC100843209 gene encoding serine/threonine-protein kinase TOUSLED isoform X2, producing MSGSSAAGEDIVQHLSSNSNPSSDKLAKLEARMTGKAVSMPPPSPPHHPVASPASATTFMDQEELPESSSSSDDDNGEEFLIQKNTLKRPRSPDGDHGPALGNFEGSANAAAKTLDVVDARLSSENPNRKRQGRGRGRAGTGRGRGSKTVDQTRQTSTSSVFVANGQQDKLTNMEELSLLRGKVAFLEEELNKLRQEATDYHQLSDRLTKELKDFKDLDQQKKSKQMKVLSDLLIAVSKAERQEARMRLKQESFRLGNIGVMRAGTVISETWEDGQAIKDLNSHLKSLLETKEAIERHRKSLKKRQPDKSDGSDAETSMSEEDFILQDEICKSRLTSIKREEEQYLRERDRYELEKGRLIREMKRLRDEDGSRFNNFQILHHRYALLNLLGKGGFSEVYKAFDLVEYKYVACKLHGLNAQWSEEKKQSYIRHAIREYNIHKTLVHTNIVRLWDIFEIDHNTFCTVLEYCSGKDLDAVLKATPILPEKEARIIIVQVFQGLVYLNKKAQKIIHYDLKPGNVLFDDVGVTKVTDFGLSKIVEDDVGSQGMELTSQGAGTYWYLPPECFDLSKTPFISSKVDVWSAGVMFYQMLYGKRPFGHDQTQERILREDTIINARRVEFPSKPAVSNEAKELIRRCLTYNQSERPDVLSIAQDPYLSYAKR from the exons ATGTCGGGCTCttcggcggcgggggaggacaTAGTGCAGCACCTCTCGTCGAATTCCAACCCATCATCCGACAAGCTCGCCAAGCTCGAGGCCCGCATGACAGGCAAGGCTGTCTCGatgccgccaccgtcgccgccgcaccATCCGGTGGcttcccccgcctccgccaccacgTTCATGGAccaggaggagctgcccgaatcctcctcttcttcagaTGATGAT AATGGTGAGGAGTTCTTGATACAGAAGAACACACTTAAGCGTCCAAGATCGCCAGATGGTGACCATGGCCCAGCTCTTGGAAATTTTGAG GGATCAGCTAATGCGGCAGCCAAAACATTAGATGTCGTGGATGCACGACTGTCATCGGAGAACCCAAACAGAAAAAGGCAAGGCCGTGGAAGGGGACGTGCTGGAACAGGCCGAGGACGTGGCTCAAAGACGGTTGATCAAACACGTCAGACATCGACTTCCTCAGTATTTGTAGCAAATGGTCAGCAAGACAAATTGACCAACATG GAAGAATTATCACTGCTACGTGGTAAAGTTGCATTTTTGGAGGAGGAGCTTAACAAATTGCGTCAGGAAGCAACAGACTATCATCAACTTAGTGATAGGTTAACAAAG GAATTGAAGGATTTCAAAGATCTTGATCaacaaaagaaatcaaag CAAATGAAGGTCCTATCTGATCTGCTGATAGCAGTATCAAAAGCAGAAAGGCAAGAAGCACGGATGAGGTTAAAGCAGGAATCTTTCAGACTTGGGAACATTGGTGTTATGAG AGCTGGAACTGTCATATCTGAAACATGGGAGGATGGCCAGGCAATAAAGGACCTTAATTCGCATCTT AAATCATTACTGGAAACTAAAGAAGCTATTGAAAGGCATCGTAAATCTCTAAAGAAAAGACAACCTG ACAAGAGTGACGGCAGTGATGCTGAAACCAGCATGTCTGAGGAAGATTTCATCTTGCAGGATGAGATATGTAAATCTCGGTTAACAAGTATCAAGCGG GAGGAAGAACAGTATTTGAGAGAAAGAGATCGGTATGAATTGGAAAAGGGTAGGCTTATACGTGAGATGAAGCGCCTCAGAGATGAAGATGGATCCCGCTTTAATAACTTCCAAATTCTTCACCATCGATATGCTCTGTTAAATCTTCTTGGAAAGGGAGGGTTTAGTGAGGTTTACAAG GCTTTCGATTTGGTGGAGTACAAGTATGTGGCCTGTAAGCTTCATGGTCTAAATGCTCAATGGAGTGAAGAGAAAAAGCAAAGCTACATAAGGCATGCGATTCGTGAATATAATATCCATAAGACTCTGGTGCATACAAACATTGTCAGGCTATGGGACATATTCGAGATCGATCATAACACATTCTGCACCGTCCTAGAATATTGCAGTG GGAAGGATCTTGATGCAGTCCTTAAAGCAACACCAATTCTCCCAGAAAAGGAAGCAAGAATTATAATTGTTCAAGTATTCCAGGGCCTTGTTTATCTTAACAAAAAGGCTCAAAAGATCATCCACTACGACCTCAAACCAGGCAATGTTCTCTTTGATGATGTTGGTGTTACAAAAGTTACAGATTTTGGCCTCAGCAAGATAGTGGAGGATGATGTTGGGTCCCAAGGAATGGAACTCACTTCCCAGGGAGCTGGAACCTATTG GTATCTGCCGCCAGAATGCTTTGATCTCAGCAAAACACCATTTATTTCATCTAAG gtggATGTTTGGTCAGCTGGTGTAATGTTTTATCAGATGCTCTATGGGAAGCGTCCTTTTGGCCATGACCAGACCCAAGAGAGAATACTTCGGGAAGATACAATTATCAATGCGCGGAGGGTGGAATTCCCTTCAAAGCCAGCTGTATCAAACGAGGCAAAG GAACTGATCCGCCGTTGCTTGACATACAATCAATCAGAGAGACCAGACGTTCTTTCCATAGCTCAAGATCCTTATCTCTCGTATGCAAAGAGGTAG
- the LOC100843209 gene encoding serine/threonine-protein kinase TOUSLED isoform X3: MMMSALNLNGEEFLIQKNTLKRPRSPDGDHGPALGNFEGSANAAAKTLDVVDARLSSENPNRKRQGRGRGRAGTGRGRGSKTVDQTRQTSTSSVFVANGQQDKLTNMESRSSVLPVNDGMTALHEELSLLRGKVAFLEEELNKLRQEATDYHQLSDRLTKELKDFKDLDQQKKSKQMKVLSDLLIAVSKAERQEARMRLKQESFRLGNIGVMRAGTVISETWEDGQAIKDLNSHLKSLLETKEAIERHRKSLKKRQPDKSDGSDAETSMSEEDFILQDEICKSRLTSIKREEEQYLRERDRYELEKGRLIREMKRLRDEDGSRFNNFQILHHRYALLNLLGKGGFSEVYKAFDLVEYKYVACKLHGLNAQWSEEKKQSYIRHAIREYNIHKTLVHTNIVRLWDIFEIDHNTFCTVLEYCSGKDLDAVLKATPILPEKEARIIIVQVFQGLVYLNKKAQKIIHYDLKPGNVLFDDVGVTKVTDFGLSKIVEDDVGSQGMELTSQGAGTYWYLPPECFDLSKTPFISSKVDVWSAGVMFYQMLYGKRPFGHDQTQERILREDTIINARRVEFPSKPAVSNEAKELIRRCLTYNQSERPDVLSIAQDPYLSYAKR; this comes from the exons aTGATGATGTCAGCCCTAAACCtc AATGGTGAGGAGTTCTTGATACAGAAGAACACACTTAAGCGTCCAAGATCGCCAGATGGTGACCATGGCCCAGCTCTTGGAAATTTTGAG GGATCAGCTAATGCGGCAGCCAAAACATTAGATGTCGTGGATGCACGACTGTCATCGGAGAACCCAAACAGAAAAAGGCAAGGCCGTGGAAGGGGACGTGCTGGAACAGGCCGAGGACGTGGCTCAAAGACGGTTGATCAAACACGTCAGACATCGACTTCCTCAGTATTTGTAGCAAATGGTCAGCAAGACAAATTGACCAACATG GAATCCCGATCTAGTGTTCTACCTGTGAACGATGGCATGACTGCTTTACAT GAAGAATTATCACTGCTACGTGGTAAAGTTGCATTTTTGGAGGAGGAGCTTAACAAATTGCGTCAGGAAGCAACAGACTATCATCAACTTAGTGATAGGTTAACAAAG GAATTGAAGGATTTCAAAGATCTTGATCaacaaaagaaatcaaag CAAATGAAGGTCCTATCTGATCTGCTGATAGCAGTATCAAAAGCAGAAAGGCAAGAAGCACGGATGAGGTTAAAGCAGGAATCTTTCAGACTTGGGAACATTGGTGTTATGAG AGCTGGAACTGTCATATCTGAAACATGGGAGGATGGCCAGGCAATAAAGGACCTTAATTCGCATCTT AAATCATTACTGGAAACTAAAGAAGCTATTGAAAGGCATCGTAAATCTCTAAAGAAAAGACAACCTG ACAAGAGTGACGGCAGTGATGCTGAAACCAGCATGTCTGAGGAAGATTTCATCTTGCAGGATGAGATATGTAAATCTCGGTTAACAAGTATCAAGCGG GAGGAAGAACAGTATTTGAGAGAAAGAGATCGGTATGAATTGGAAAAGGGTAGGCTTATACGTGAGATGAAGCGCCTCAGAGATGAAGATGGATCCCGCTTTAATAACTTCCAAATTCTTCACCATCGATATGCTCTGTTAAATCTTCTTGGAAAGGGAGGGTTTAGTGAGGTTTACAAG GCTTTCGATTTGGTGGAGTACAAGTATGTGGCCTGTAAGCTTCATGGTCTAAATGCTCAATGGAGTGAAGAGAAAAAGCAAAGCTACATAAGGCATGCGATTCGTGAATATAATATCCATAAGACTCTGGTGCATACAAACATTGTCAGGCTATGGGACATATTCGAGATCGATCATAACACATTCTGCACCGTCCTAGAATATTGCAGTG GGAAGGATCTTGATGCAGTCCTTAAAGCAACACCAATTCTCCCAGAAAAGGAAGCAAGAATTATAATTGTTCAAGTATTCCAGGGCCTTGTTTATCTTAACAAAAAGGCTCAAAAGATCATCCACTACGACCTCAAACCAGGCAATGTTCTCTTTGATGATGTTGGTGTTACAAAAGTTACAGATTTTGGCCTCAGCAAGATAGTGGAGGATGATGTTGGGTCCCAAGGAATGGAACTCACTTCCCAGGGAGCTGGAACCTATTG GTATCTGCCGCCAGAATGCTTTGATCTCAGCAAAACACCATTTATTTCATCTAAG gtggATGTTTGGTCAGCTGGTGTAATGTTTTATCAGATGCTCTATGGGAAGCGTCCTTTTGGCCATGACCAGACCCAAGAGAGAATACTTCGGGAAGATACAATTATCAATGCGCGGAGGGTGGAATTCCCTTCAAAGCCAGCTGTATCAAACGAGGCAAAG GAACTGATCCGCCGTTGCTTGACATACAATCAATCAGAGAGACCAGACGTTCTTTCCATAGCTCAAGATCCTTATCTCTCGTATGCAAAGAGGTAG
- the LOC100843209 gene encoding serine/threonine-protein kinase TOUSLED isoform X1: MSGSSAAGEDIVQHLSSNSNPSSDKLAKLEARMTGKAVSMPPPSPPHHPVASPASATTFMDQEELPESSSSSDDDNGEEFLIQKNTLKRPRSPDGDHGPALGNFEGSANAAAKTLDVVDARLSSENPNRKRQGRGRGRAGTGRGRGSKTVDQTRQTSTSSVFVANGQQDKLTNMESRSSVLPVNDGMTALHEELSLLRGKVAFLEEELNKLRQEATDYHQLSDRLTKELKDFKDLDQQKKSKQMKVLSDLLIAVSKAERQEARMRLKQESFRLGNIGVMRAGTVISETWEDGQAIKDLNSHLKSLLETKEAIERHRKSLKKRQPDKSDGSDAETSMSEEDFILQDEICKSRLTSIKREEEQYLRERDRYELEKGRLIREMKRLRDEDGSRFNNFQILHHRYALLNLLGKGGFSEVYKAFDLVEYKYVACKLHGLNAQWSEEKKQSYIRHAIREYNIHKTLVHTNIVRLWDIFEIDHNTFCTVLEYCSGKDLDAVLKATPILPEKEARIIIVQVFQGLVYLNKKAQKIIHYDLKPGNVLFDDVGVTKVTDFGLSKIVEDDVGSQGMELTSQGAGTYWYLPPECFDLSKTPFISSKVDVWSAGVMFYQMLYGKRPFGHDQTQERILREDTIINARRVEFPSKPAVSNEAKELIRRCLTYNQSERPDVLSIAQDPYLSYAKR; this comes from the exons ATGTCGGGCTCttcggcggcgggggaggacaTAGTGCAGCACCTCTCGTCGAATTCCAACCCATCATCCGACAAGCTCGCCAAGCTCGAGGCCCGCATGACAGGCAAGGCTGTCTCGatgccgccaccgtcgccgccgcaccATCCGGTGGcttcccccgcctccgccaccacgTTCATGGAccaggaggagctgcccgaatcctcctcttcttcagaTGATGAT AATGGTGAGGAGTTCTTGATACAGAAGAACACACTTAAGCGTCCAAGATCGCCAGATGGTGACCATGGCCCAGCTCTTGGAAATTTTGAG GGATCAGCTAATGCGGCAGCCAAAACATTAGATGTCGTGGATGCACGACTGTCATCGGAGAACCCAAACAGAAAAAGGCAAGGCCGTGGAAGGGGACGTGCTGGAACAGGCCGAGGACGTGGCTCAAAGACGGTTGATCAAACACGTCAGACATCGACTTCCTCAGTATTTGTAGCAAATGGTCAGCAAGACAAATTGACCAACATG GAATCCCGATCTAGTGTTCTACCTGTGAACGATGGCATGACTGCTTTACAT GAAGAATTATCACTGCTACGTGGTAAAGTTGCATTTTTGGAGGAGGAGCTTAACAAATTGCGTCAGGAAGCAACAGACTATCATCAACTTAGTGATAGGTTAACAAAG GAATTGAAGGATTTCAAAGATCTTGATCaacaaaagaaatcaaag CAAATGAAGGTCCTATCTGATCTGCTGATAGCAGTATCAAAAGCAGAAAGGCAAGAAGCACGGATGAGGTTAAAGCAGGAATCTTTCAGACTTGGGAACATTGGTGTTATGAG AGCTGGAACTGTCATATCTGAAACATGGGAGGATGGCCAGGCAATAAAGGACCTTAATTCGCATCTT AAATCATTACTGGAAACTAAAGAAGCTATTGAAAGGCATCGTAAATCTCTAAAGAAAAGACAACCTG ACAAGAGTGACGGCAGTGATGCTGAAACCAGCATGTCTGAGGAAGATTTCATCTTGCAGGATGAGATATGTAAATCTCGGTTAACAAGTATCAAGCGG GAGGAAGAACAGTATTTGAGAGAAAGAGATCGGTATGAATTGGAAAAGGGTAGGCTTATACGTGAGATGAAGCGCCTCAGAGATGAAGATGGATCCCGCTTTAATAACTTCCAAATTCTTCACCATCGATATGCTCTGTTAAATCTTCTTGGAAAGGGAGGGTTTAGTGAGGTTTACAAG GCTTTCGATTTGGTGGAGTACAAGTATGTGGCCTGTAAGCTTCATGGTCTAAATGCTCAATGGAGTGAAGAGAAAAAGCAAAGCTACATAAGGCATGCGATTCGTGAATATAATATCCATAAGACTCTGGTGCATACAAACATTGTCAGGCTATGGGACATATTCGAGATCGATCATAACACATTCTGCACCGTCCTAGAATATTGCAGTG GGAAGGATCTTGATGCAGTCCTTAAAGCAACACCAATTCTCCCAGAAAAGGAAGCAAGAATTATAATTGTTCAAGTATTCCAGGGCCTTGTTTATCTTAACAAAAAGGCTCAAAAGATCATCCACTACGACCTCAAACCAGGCAATGTTCTCTTTGATGATGTTGGTGTTACAAAAGTTACAGATTTTGGCCTCAGCAAGATAGTGGAGGATGATGTTGGGTCCCAAGGAATGGAACTCACTTCCCAGGGAGCTGGAACCTATTG GTATCTGCCGCCAGAATGCTTTGATCTCAGCAAAACACCATTTATTTCATCTAAG gtggATGTTTGGTCAGCTGGTGTAATGTTTTATCAGATGCTCTATGGGAAGCGTCCTTTTGGCCATGACCAGACCCAAGAGAGAATACTTCGGGAAGATACAATTATCAATGCGCGGAGGGTGGAATTCCCTTCAAAGCCAGCTGTATCAAACGAGGCAAAG GAACTGATCCGCCGTTGCTTGACATACAATCAATCAGAGAGACCAGACGTTCTTTCCATAGCTCAAGATCCTTATCTCTCGTATGCAAAGAGGTAG